In Aedes albopictus strain Foshan chromosome 3, AalbF5, whole genome shotgun sequence, the following are encoded in one genomic region:
- the LOC134290212 gene encoding uncharacterized protein LOC134290212 has product MSPSLRTLSRQERFYLDTMTNLKHFVENFTAERDRGQLEGWKQRAEALYSDFQANRLKIELYGDESDRLETDEEGMRVSEEANRVIRQGFENDFVRVHSFLTRELRKFSAGTQAIVPSTSRGSVNVTENAFSRIKLPEVKLPTFSGCVSEWITFRDTFKSLIDSNPQLSSIDKLSYLVASLSKDAKRVIESVEHTAANYSVAWTLLERRFDNKKLVVKTYIDSLFAIEPMKRECYESLMHLVDDFERNLCMIDKMGIPTKGWSVLLAHMVCSRLDPSTLKQWEAHHRSTEVPKYEDLIQFLRTHLTVLQSLPPSKSRSFEPAKPESFRSQKSKINTVHTVTTVSPSAGACPFCSKPSHSPFKCEVFQKLSVAQRFEQVKKKNLCINCFSSSHLLRNCSSSACRVCSQKHHTMLHQQSQDRSSTPTKPPTSAVSSQSSSSPLGNQTCPSNQPSHSRTPPSAEAQSPSANASTLVSTTLVGSSRTVPATVLLQTAVIKIFDNHGHHHWARALLDSASQLSLVTENLVQKLQLPRHSDRQEIGGVGNSIVVSYHAVLVRMGSRCSDFVADARCHVLKKITRELPVRCIDTSPWNIPSNLTLADPQFHEPGPIDLLIGMEMYYDLLLEGFIKLGPERPILQNTVFGWVASGKVGSNQASEGTPKLAHVTSAESLNEQLSRFWEIESCWTNSTHSVEESKCEEHFAATVFRDQSGRFVVTLPKRPLVLNQLGNSKEIAARRFLALERRLLVNPKLMSSYSFIDEYHQLNHMREVCDDAALANCTSYYLPHHGVEKADSTTTKLRVVFDASCPTDSGISLNQALMVGPVIQDDLLAIILRFRMHRFVIIADIEKMFRQIRINPADYPLQRILWRDSPSQPLRTFELTTVTYGTASAPYLATKCLQQLSKDGSDEFPLASLILEKDFYMDDMLTGVDDEDEALRDERTTLSLESPSAPIKTLGLQWQPMDDEFRYSVPKWSEDGPISRRIVLSDTARLYDPLGLIGPVVVLAKLFVQTLWRSSKNWDDPLGESEQQHWLEFRNSLDGLATISIPRWAAPASVLVSIEVHGFCDASEKAYGACLYLRTVSTDGSIAVRLLAAKSKVAPLGDSKKQKRICLPRLELSSALLLSHLYHKVQSSTALNAKSIFWTDSMITLHWLRSTPSRWKTFIANRVSEVQHLTTSGIWAHVPGIENPADIISRGMYPAQLQETTSWWNGPPWLSQPSRFWPPLTPQPSVDIPSELLEERAVSLPVQVHPPNEIFSIRSSFPALVRIVALLRRFYHNSKPCNRSNRRTGFLQTSELAEATDNLVRLAQHETFAKDLAAVAKHGQVDSNSDLRTLTPILVDGILRLRGRLRNAAISECRKHPIILPARHPLTTSIVSYYHLKNLHAGPQLLASCVREKFWPLRLRDLARSVVHSCVSCFRCRPRNLEQLMGDLPPERVTPTLPFINTGVDLCGPFQYRKIRKASPIKCFVAIFVCLVTKAVHVELVYDLSTAAFIAALHRFIARRAKPSLIECDNATNFRGTARELKELAKQFRSQQHQGEVVNRCADEGIIFKFIPPRSPNFGGLWEAAVKSFKQHFRRTVGNSVLSQDEFVTLLTRIEACLNSRPLTPLSTDPNDLEVLTPGHFLVHRPLTCFPEPDLSEVPRTRLDRYQENQELLRRIWKRWSTDYLSGLHPRTRWTRVRDNVAEGTMVLLKEDDLPPLKWKYGRISNIFRGDDGNIRVVDVRTADGEYRRGIAKICVLPIRQPTAEPAGTAGTDPEESPIAVH; this is encoded by the coding sequence ATGTCGCCGAGCTTGAGGACACTTTCCCGCCAAGAGCGGTTCTACTTGGACACCATGACCAATTTGAAGCATTTTGTGGAGAATTTTACGGCTGAGCGCGATAGAGGACAGCTCGAAGGATGGAAGCAACGAGCGGAGGCTTTGTACAGTGACTTTCAGGCCAATCGATTAAAAATTGAGCTGTACGGCGATGAAAGCGATAGGCTCGAAACGGATGAAGAAGGCATGAGAGTTTCGGAAGAAGCCAATCGCGTCATTCGACAGGGGTTCGAAAACGATTTTGTACGGGTCCACAGTTTTCTCACTAGAGAACTTCGCAAATTTTCCGCAGGAACGCAAGCAATTGTCCCCTCTACCTCCAGAGGCAGTGTAAATGTTACCGAAAACGCCTTCTCTCGTATCAAGCTCCCAGAAGTTAAACTCCCAACATTCTCTGGGTGCGTTTCGGAATGGATTACGTTCCGAGATACTTTCAAATCTCTCATAGACTCGAACCCCCAGCTATCGTCTATCGATAAGCTATCGTATCTTGTTGCTTCCCTTTCCAAAGACGCTAAAAGGGTTATCGAATCCGTCGAGCACACTGCTGCCAATTATTCTGTCGCTTGGACCTTGTTGGAAAGGCGATTCGACAACAAGAAGTTAGTCGTGAAAACCTACATTGATTCCCTATTCGCGATCGAGCCTATGAAGAGAGAGTGCTACGAGTCTCTTATGCACCTGGTTGATGATTTCGAGCGAAACCTGTGCATGATTGACAAGATGGGCATTCCAACGAAAGGATGGAGTGTGTTGCTGGCACACATGGTCTGTAGCCGACTGGATCCGTCCACACTTAAGCAGTGGGAAGCTCATCACCGATCAACAGAGGTTCCCAAATACGAAGATCTAATCCAGTTTCTTCGTACTCATCTTACGGTGCTGCAATCGCTGCCACCGTCGAAGTCTCGCTCGTTCGAACCCGCTAAACCGGAATCGTTCCGGTCACAGAAATCCAAAATAAATACAGTCCACACCGTTACTACAGTTAGTCCGTCAGCTGGTGCGTGCCCGTTCTGTTCGAAACCGTCCCACTCTCCCTTCAAGTGCGAGGTGTTCCAGAAGTTGTCAGTCGCCCAACGTTTCGAGCAGGTCAAGAAGAAAAACCTCTGCATCAACTGTTTCTCCTCCTCCCACCTACTTAGAAATTGCTCTTCCAGTGCATGCAGAGTATGTAGCCAGAAGCACCACACCATGCTCCACCAACAATCGCAAGATCGTTCGTCCACCCCGACAAAACCACCCACTTCCGCTGTCAGTTCGCAATCGTCGTCGTCACCCTTGGGCAACCAAACATGCCCATCGAACCAACCCTCACACTCTCGAACTCCGCCGTCAGCGGAAGCACAATCGCCGTCAGCCAACGCCTCTACTCTCGTCTCCACCACTCTCGTCGGAAGTTCCCGTACTGTTCCTGCCACTGTGTTGCTGCAGACTGCTGTCATCAAGATCTTCGACAATCACGGACACCATCACTGGGCCCGAGCGCTCTTGGACTCCGCTTCTCAACTCAGCCTGGTTACTGAAAATCTCGTCCAGAAACTTCAGTTACCTCGCCACTCCGATCGCCAAGAAATCGGAGGTGTGGGTAATTCTATCGTCGTTTCATACCACGCTGTCCTCGTTCGGATGGGTTCTCGCTGCTCGGATTTCGTCGCTGATGCTCGGTGTCACGTCTTGAAGAAGATAACCAGAGAGCTGCCGGTCAGATGCATCGACACTTCGCCATGGAACATCCCCTCGAATCTCACCTTAGCTGACCCTCAGTTCCATGAACCCGGACCCATCGATCTCCTCATAGGAATGGAGATGTACTACGACCTGCTGCTTGAAGGTTTCATCAAACTGGGACCTGAAAGGCCGATCCTGCAGAACACCGTCTTTGGTTGGGTAGCATCCGGGAAGGTCGGTTCCAACCAAGCATCCGAAGGTACTCCGAAGCTCGCTCATGTCACCAGTGCAGAATCTCTCAACGAACAGCTTTCTCGGTTTTGGGAAATCGAATCCTGCTGGACCAACAGCACTCATTCGGTGGAGGAATCCAAGTGTGAAGAGCACTTCGCCGCCACTGTCTTTCGCGACCAATCGGGTCGCTTTgtagtcacccttcccaagcgcCCACTGGTTCTCAACCAGTTAGGAAACTCGAAAGAGATTGCTGCTCGAAGATTCCTAGCTCTCGAACGTCGGCTGCTAGTCAATCCCAAGTTGATGTCCTCGTACTCCTTCATCGATGAATACCACCAGCTTAACCACATGCGGGAAGTGTGCGACGATGCAGCTTTGGCGAACTGTACGTCGTACTATCTACCGCACCACGGCGTTGAAAAGGCTGACAGTACCACCACGAAATTGCGGGTAGTATTCGATGCTTCCTGCCCCACAGATAGCGGAATCTCCTTGAACCAAGCGCTGATGGTTGGCCCAGTCATCCAAGACGACCTGCTGGCAATCATTTTGCGCTTTCGGATGCACCGATTTGTCATTATTGCGGACATCGAAAAAATGTTCCGCCAAATCCGTATAAACCCTGCGGACTACCCTTTGCAGCGAATCCTGTGGCGTGATTCTCCCTCGCAACCTCTACGCACCTTCGAACTCACGACAGTGACGTATGGCACCGCATCCGCCCCCTATTTGGCAACGAAGTGCCTTCAGCAGTTGTCCAAGGATGGTTCAGACGAATTTCCTCTTGCCTCGCTTATCCTAGAGAAGGATTTCTACATGGACGACATGCTGACCGGTGTTGACGACGAGGACGAAGCACTTCGCGATGAACGAACTACACTTTCGCTGGAATCTCCTTCTGCTCCGATCAAAACGCTAGGGTTACAATGGCAGCCAATGGATGACGAATTCCGTTATTCCGTACCCAAGTGGTCTGAGGATGGACCAATATCTCGACGAATCGTTTTATCGGACACGGCGCGACTCTACGACCCTCTTGGATTGATCGGGCCGGTCGTAGTACTCGCCAAACTCTTCGTTCAAACACTCTGGCGCTCCTCCAAGAACTGGGACGACCCGCTAGGCGAATCCGAGCAACAGCATTGGTTGGAGTTTCGTAACAGTCTAGACGGATTAGCTACAATCAGCATTCCAAGATGGGCGGCGCCTGCCTCCGTTCTCGTATCGATTGAAGTGCACGGGTTCTGCGACGCCTCTGAGAAGGCATACGGAGCCTGCCTCTATTTGAGAACCGTTTCGACTGACGGATCGATCGCCGTTCGCCTGCTAGCCGCCAAATCCAAGGTGGCACCCCTCGGCGACTCGAAGAAGCAGAAGCGTATCTGTTTGCCTAGGTTGGAACTCTCGTCGGCACTTCTGCTAAGTCACCTCTATCACAAGGTCCAAAGCAGTACAGCGCTGAACGCCAAATCGATTTTTTGGACAGACTCGATGATCACCTTGCACTGGCTGCGTTCGACACCTTCGCGGTGGAAAACTTTCATTGCAAATCGAGTGTCTGAAGTGCAGCATCTCACCACCAGCGGCATTTGGGCGCATGTTCCTGGCATCGAAAATCCTGCGGATATAATTTCCCGCGGCATGTATCCTGCACAGCTGCAAGAAACCACATCGTGGTGGAATGGCCCGCCATGGTTAAGCCAACCGTCAAGGTTCTGGCCGCCCTTAACTCCGCAACCCTCCGTCGACATACCGtctgaactcctagaagaaagaGCAGTATCGCTTCCGGTGCAGGTGCACCCTCCAAACGAAATCTTCTCCATCCGGTCGTCATTTCCAGCGCTCGTTCGTATCGTAGCTCTTCTTCGTCGCTTCTACCATAACAGCAAGCCTTGCAATCGCTCTAACCGGCGGACCGGGTTCCTCCAGACGTCGGAGCTCGCGGAAGCCACCGACAACCTAGTTCGACTAGCGCAACACGAAACCTTTGCCAAGGACCTCGCAGCTGTAGCCAAACACGGTCAGGTTGATTCAAACTCTGATCTACGTACTCTCACCCCAATTCTCGTCGACGGCATCCTCCGACTTCGTGGCCGACTCAGGAATGCGGCCATCTCCGAATGCCGAAAGCATCCCATTATCCTTCCCGCACGACATCCTCTAACAACGTCTATCGTATCGTACTACCACCTCAAGAATCTACACGCCGGACCTCAGCTACTTGCGTCATGCGTCCGGGAGAAGTTTTGGCCACTTCGCCTGCGAGATCTAGCCAGAAGTGTAGTCCACTCCTGCGTAAGTTGCTTTCGCTGCCGCCCTCGCAATCTCGAGCAGCTCATGGGAGATTTGCCGCCAGAGAGAGTTACTCCGACATTGCCCTTCATCAATACCGGGGTAGACCTTTGTGGACCGTTCCAGTACCGTAAAATCAGGAAGGCATCTCCCATAAAGTGTTTCGTAGCCATCTTCGTGTGCCTTGTAACCAAGGCAGTTCATGTAGAGCTAGTCTACGACCTCTCCACTGCGGCGTTCATAGCAGCGTTGCATCGGTTTATTGCTCGAAGAGCAAAGCCGAGCCTCATAGAGTGCGACAATGCCACAAACTTCAGAGGAACAGCGCGGGAGTTGAAGGAACTGGCCAAGCAGTTTCGCTCTCAGCAACACCAAGGTGAAGTAGTCAACCGCTGCGCAGATGAAGGCATCATCTTCAAGTTCATTCCGCCACGCAGCCCAAACTTTGGCGGGTTGTGGGAGGCGGCTGTGAAGTCCTTCAAACAGCACTTTCGTCGGACCGTCGGGAACTCCGTCCTCTCTCAGGACGAATTCGTCACTCTGCTGACCCGCATCGAAGCGTGTCTAAATTCGCGGCCTTTGACGCCGCTATCGACCGATCCGAACGACTTGGAAGTGCTAACACCAGGCCACTTCCTCGTTCACCGTCCGCTTACTTGCTTCCCCGAACCCGACCTCTCTGAGGTACCCCGAACTCGACTAGATCgctaccaagagaaccaagagctcCTCCGGCGAATCTGGAAGCGGTGGTCAACCGACTACCTCTCTGGCCTCCACCCGCGTACTAGGTGGACTCGCGTGCGGGACAACGTCGCTGAAGGAACGATGGTTCTCCTGAAAGAAGATGACCTTCCGCCCCTGAAGTGGAAATACGGAAGGATCTCCAACATTTTTCGTGGGGACGATGGCAACATCCGGGTCGTTGACGTTCGGACAGCTGATGGAGAATATCGGCGTGGAATCGCGAAGATCTGCGTGCTTCCCATTCGTCAACCCACAGCCGAACCAGCTGGTACAGCTGGGACCGACCCTGAAGAATCACCGATCGCAGTACACTAG